The stretch of DNA CCAACTCGTCCTCTGGTGCACCGGCGAGGCCCACCAGGCCGTGGTGCTCGACCGGCTGGCCGGCCGCTTCGGCGTCCACCTCGACACCGTGCCCTACCAGGTCGCCCTCCGCGAGACCTTCGCCACCAGCGGCAGCGGCCACGGACGGCACGTCAAACAGTCCGGCGGCCACGGCCAGTTCGCCGTCTGCGACCTCACCGTCGAACCGCTGCCCGGCGGCGGCTTCGAGTTCGTCGACAAGGTGGTCGGCGGCGCCGTCCCGCGCCACTTCGTCCCCTCGGTGGAGAAGGGCGTCCGCGCCCAGCTCGCCCACGGCGTGCTGGCCGGCTACCCGCTCACCGACGTCCGGGTCACCCTCACCGACGGCAAGGCCCACTCCGTGGACTCCTCCGACGCCGCCTTCCAGACCGCCGGCTCCCTCGCCCTCAAGGAGGCCGCCACCCACGCCACCGTCCGCCTGCTCGAACCCGTGGACGAGGTCCGGGTGCTGCTCCCCGACGAGTACCAGGGCGCCGTCCTCACCGACCTCTCCGCCCGCCGCGGCCACGTGCTCGGCACCGAACCCGGCGGCCCGGGCCTGAGCCTGGTCCGCGCCGAGGTGCCCGAACTCGAACTCACCCGCTACCCCGTGGAGCTGCGCTCCCTCTCGCACGGCACCGGCCGGTTCACCCGCTCCTACGTCCGGCACGAACCCATGCCGCAGGCCCTGGCCGCCCAGTACCGGTGACCAGCGCCAGCGCACCGCCGAGGTAGGCCCAGGCCCCGCCGGTGCGCAGCAGCAGCCGGGCCACCGCCCCGGCGCCGAGGTACGTCCGACCCGTCGGGGTGATCCAGCGCAGCCGCTCCCCCGGCCCGCCGCGGACGGCCTGCCAGCCGCCGGAGGCCAGCGTCGCCCGCAGGTACCGCTCGGCGAACCGCACCCAGGCCGTGGCGGCCCGGCTGCCCGCGTCGTAGACCAGCACCGGGTCCGTCGCCACATCCAACTCGGTCATGCCCCTGATCATGCACCGCCGCGCCCCGCGCGCCGAGGATCAAACGGCCGGAAACTGGGCACTCTCCTGGAAAGCCGGACGCCCGGCCGGAAGTGACCGGTCTTCAGACGATCATCGGCGCGGCAGGGTGCCGTCGCGATAGCCTGCCGCTGACAGGGGAGGAGGGGAGACCACCGTGACCAAGCTGGACATGACCCCGGGTGCGCAGATACCCCGCACGGACGTCGGACCACAGACCGCGGTGACGCAACTGCTCTCCTCGGTCGCCTACCGCGACCTGCCGGTGGACGCG from Kitasatospora sp. MMS16-BH015 encodes:
- a CDS encoding DUF393 domain-containing protein, with amino-acid sequence MTELDVATDPVLVYDAGSRAATAWVRFAERYLRATLASGGWQAVRGGPGERLRWITPTGRTYLGAGAVARLLLRTGGAWAYLGGALALVTGTGRPGPAAWVRAGRRSG